CCAGCTCGTAGCGGACCCCGAAGTCCTTGATCCAGGCGTGGGATTCGGTGAGCTGGAACGGTCCCTCGGCGCCCGGGTCGAACCGCACGAGCTGGACGGCGGCGAGCGCCAGGGTGGCGAGCGAGAAGACCAGTGCGAGCCACTTGGCGGCCGAGCGCCGCGCGGCCGGGACGGCGGCGGTGAGGACCGCGCCGAGCGCGGGAACCACGGCCGTGGCCGTCAGCAGGGGAAATGACATGGATCAGACCGCCCTCATCAGCAGGGTGGCGACGATGAGCACCGCCGCACCGCCGAACATCGAGACCGCGTAACTGCGCGCGTAACCGTTCTGCAGCTTGCGCATCCGGCCCGAGAGCCCGCCGACGGAGGCGGCGGTGCCGTTGACGACGCCGTCGACCAGGCTGTGGTCGACGTAGACCAGGCTGCGGGTGAGGTGCTCGCCGCCGCGGACCAGCACCACGTGGTTGAAGTCGTCCTGGAGCAGATCGCGGCGGGCGGCCCGGGTCAGCAGGCTGCCGCGCGGCGCGGTGACCGGAACGGGACCGCGCCCGTACTGGAACCAGGCGAGCGTGACGCCGACGACGAGCACCACCACGGTCGCGGCCGTCACCGTCAGGGCACTGACCGGCGAATTCCCGTGCGCGTGACCGGTGACGGGCTCCAGCCACTTCAGGAAGGCGTCGTTGAGGCTGAACAGCCCGCCGGCGAAGACCGATCCGAAGGCCAGCACGACCATGGGGATCGTCATCGTCCGCGGCGACTCGTGCGGGTGGGGCAGCTCCCCGGCCCCTTCCGTCCCCGCGGCCGGCTCAGCACCGGGCTCCTGCGCGGACGGGGCCGGCTGCCAGCGCTTGTCACCGAAGAAGGTCATGATCATGACCCGGGTCATGTAGTACGCCGTGATGGCCGCGCCGAGCAGTGCCACCCCGCCGAGGATCCAGCCCTCCGTGCCGCCCTTGGCGAAGGCGGCCTCGATGATCTTGTCCTTGGAGAAGAAGCCGGACAGACCGGGGAAGCCGATGATGGCGAGATAGCCGAGGCCGAAGGTGACGAACGTGACCGGCATGTACTTCCGCAGGCCGCCGTAACGCCGCATGTCGACCTCGCCGTTCATGCCGTGCATGACCGATCCCGCCCCGAGGAAGAGGCCGGCCTTGAAGAAGCCGTGGGTCACCAGGTGCATGATGGCGAAGACATAGCCGATCGGGCCGAGCCCGGCTGCGAGGATCATGTACCCGATCTGGGACATGGTCGAGCCGGCCAGGGCCTTCTTGATGTCGTCCTTCGCGCAACCGACGATCGCACCGAAGAGCAGCGTGACCGCGCCGACCGTGACGACCGCCAACTGGGCGTCCGGAGCGCCGTTGAAGATCGCCCCGGAGCGGGTGATCAGATACACCCCGGCGGTCACCATCGTCGCCGCGTGGATGAGGGCCGAGACCGGGGTCGGGCCCTCCATCGCGTCACCGAGCCAGGACTGCAGCGGCACCTGGGCGGACTTTCCGCAGGCGGCGAGGAGCAGCATCAGCGCGACGGCCGTCAGCTTGCCCTGCCCCGCGTCGCCCGCGCTCTCCAGGACCGGCCCGAAGGCGAAGGTGCCGAAGGTGGTGAACATCAGCATGATCGCGATCGAGAGGCCGACGTCACCGACACGGTTGACGATGAACGCCTTCTTCGCGGCGGTGGCCGCGCTGGGCTTGTGCTGCCAGAAGCCGATCAGCAGGAACGAGGCGAGGCCGACGCCCTCCCAGCCCACGTACAGCAGCAGGTAGTTGTCGGCGACGACGAGCAACAGCATCGCGGCGAGGAACAGGTTCAGATAGCCGAAGAAGCGCCGCCGCTTCTCGTCGTGCTCCATATAGCCGACCGAGTAGAGGTGGATCAGCGTGCCCACGCCCGTGATCAGCAGGACGAAGGTCATCGACAGCTGGTCGAGCTGGAAGCCGACGTCCGCCCGGAAGCCGCCGACCGGCACCCAGCTGAACACCGTGGTGTGCAGGGCGCGCCGCTCGCCGTCACGGCCCAGCATGTCGGCGAAGAGCACCACGCCGATGGCGAACGACACGGCCGCGAGCAGGGTGCCGATCCAATGGCCGCTCTTGTCCAGCCGCCGCCCGCCGCACAGCAGCAGGGCCGCGCCCAGCAGCGGTGCCGCGACGAGCAATCCGATGAGGTTCTCCACAGCGTCCCCTTACAGCTTCAGCAGGCTGGCGTCGTCGACCGAGGCCGAGTGGCGGGAGCGGAAGATCGTCATGATGATCGCCAGGCCGACGACGACTTCGGCGGCGGCCACGACCATCGTGAAGAAGGCGATGATCTGGCCGTCGAGATTGCCGTGCATCCGGGAGAAGGCGACGAACGCCAGATTGCAGGCGTTCAGCATCAGCTCGACGCACATGAAGACGACGATCGCGTTCCGCCGGATCAGCACGCCGGCCGCTCCGATGGTGAACAACAGCGCCGCCAGATAGAGGTAGTTGACCGGGCTCACTTCGCGGCCCCCTTCGTGTCCTCGCTGTGGCCGCGCTCCACCCAGTCCCCGGAGCGCTGCTCCAGGGCCGCCAGCTCGGCGAGCGCCTGGCCGGATACGTCACGGATCTGGCCCCGGGCGCGGAGCGTCGGGCTGACGGTGAGCTCGGAGGGCGTGCCGTCGGGCAGCAGGCCGGGGATGTCCACGGCGTTGTGCCGGGCGTAGACGCCGGGTGCGGGCAGCGGCGGCAGCTGCTTGCCTTCCCGGACGCGCGCCTCGGACAGCTCGCGCTGGGTCGCGGCACGCTCGGCGCGCTCGCGGTGGGTGAGCACCATCGCGCCGACGGCGGCGGTGATCAGCAGGGCGCCGGTGAGCTCGAAGGCGAAGACGTACTTGGTGAAGATGAGGGCGGCGAGGCCCTGGACGTTGCCACCGGAGTTGGCCTGGCCGAGTCCGTTGAACTGGCGGAGCGAGGCATTGCCGAGGCCGGCGATGAGCAGGATGCCGAAGCCCAGCCCGCAGCAGGCGGCGAGCCAGCGCTGTCCCCTGATGGTCTCCTTGAGGGAGTCGGCGGCGGTGACGCCGACCAGCATGACGACGAAGAGGAACAGCATCATGATCGCGCCGGTGTAGACGACGATCTGGACGATGCCGAGGAAGTACGCGCCGTTGGCGAGGTAGAAGACCGCCAGGATGATCATGGTGGCGGCCAGCGACAGGGCGCTGTGCACGGCCTTCTTCATCAACACGGTGGCGAGCGCGCCGAGCACGGCGACGGTGCCCAGCACCCAGAACTGGACCGCCTCACCCGTGGAGGTGGCGGACGCGGCGGCGAAGGCGATCGTACCGGCACTCATTTCCCGGCCACCTTCCGTGAGGCGGGCTCCTCGGGGCCGAAGTCGGAGGCACCCTCCTGCGGCGCGGCCCCCTTGGAGACGGCGGTCTGCTGGACCGTTCCGGGTGCGGCGCCGGTCACCAGACCGCGGTAGTAGTCCTGCTCGGTCATCCCGGGGAAGATCGCGTGCGGGGTGTCGACCATCCGGTCGTCGAGCCCCGCCAGCAGCTCCTCCTTGGTGTAGATGAGGGAGGCGCGAGTGGTGTTGGCCAGCTCGTAGTCGTTGGTCATCGTCAGTGCCCGGGTGGGGCACGCCTCGACGCACAGGCCGCAGAGGATGCAGCGCAGGTAATTGATCTGGTAGACGCGGCCGTAGCGCTCACCCGGGGAGTAGCGCTCCTCGTCGGTGTTGTCCGCACCCTCCACATAGATCGCGTCCGCCGGGCAGGCCCACGCGCACAGCTCGCAGCCGACGCACTTCTCCAGGCCGTCGGGGTGGCGGTTGAGCTGGTGACGGCCGTGGAAGCGGGGGGCGGTGAGCTTTTTCTCCTCCGGGTACTGCTCGGTGAGCCGCTTCTTGAACATGGCCTTGAAGGTCACGCCGAAGCCGGCCACGGGGTTCTGGAAGGGGGTCCGGGGGGTGTCCCCCCGGGAGGGCTCAGCAGGCACCACCGGCCTCCTTTCCGTCACGGGAGTCGTCACTGAGAGTATCGACGCCACCACTGACAATCAGCTCGCGGTCCTGGCGCGACCGCCGGCGGGGCACCGGCGGCAGGGTCTGCCCGGGCAGCGGCGGCACGGGGAAGCCGCCCGCCATCGGGTCGAAGCCGGGCCCCGGCTCGGCGGGCACGCCGTCGGCGCCGTCCCGCTGCCCGCCGCGGTCGCGGAAGATGTCGAACACGAAGGAGACCAGCAGGATCGCGACGACCGCGCCGCCGACGTAGAGCACGATCTCCTGGAAGTCGTACCGCTCGTTGCGCAGCGCCCGCACCGTGGCGACGAGCATCAGCCAGACCATCGAGACGGGGATGAGGACCTTCCACCCCAGCTTCATGAACTGGTCGTAGCGCAGCCGCGGCAGCGTGCCGCGCAGCCAGATGAAGAAGAACAGCAGCAGCTGGAGCTTGATGACGAACCAGAGCATCGGCCACCAGCCGTGGTTCGCGCCCTCCCAGAACGCCGAGACCGGGTACGGGGCCCGCCAGCCGCCCAGGAAGAGCGTCACCGCGACCGCCGAGACCGTGACCATGTTGACGTACTCGGCCAGCATGAACATCGCGAACTTGATCGACGAGTACTCGGTGTTGAAGCCGCCGACCAGGTCGCCCTCGGACTCGGGCAGGTCGAACGGCGCCCGGTTGGTCTCGCCGACCATCGACACGATGTAGATCAGGAAGGACACCGGCAGCAGCAGCACATACCAGCGGTCCTCCTGCGCGTCGACGATCGTCGACGTCGACATGGAACCGGAGTAGAGGAAGACGGCGGCGAAGGAGACGCCCATCGCGATCTCGTAGGAGATCATCTGCGCGCAGGAGCGCAGCCCGCCGAGCAGCGGATAGGTCGAGCCGGAGGACCAGCCCGCGAGGACGATGCCGTAGATGCCGATGGAGGCGGTGGCCAGGATGTAGAGCACCGCGATCGGCAGATCGGTGAGCTGCATCGTCGTGCGCTGGCCGAAGATGGAGACCTCGTTGCCGGCCGGGCCGAAGGGGATCACCGCGATCGCCATGAAGGCCGGGACGGCGGCGACGACCGGGGCGAGGAGATAGACCGCCTTGTCGGCGCGCTTGACGATCACGTCCTCTTTGAGCATCAGCTTGATGCCGTCCGCGAGGGACTGCAGCATGCCCCAGGGGCCGTGCCGGTTGGGGCCGATGCGCAACTGCATCCAGGCGACGATCTTGCGCTCGAAGACGATCGAGAGCAGCACGGTCACCATGACGAACGCGAAGCAGAAGACCGCCTTGAGGGCGATCAGCCACCAGGGGTCCCGGCCGAACATCGACAGGTCCTCGGCGGCCAGTTCGTGGAGCGGGGCGAGGTTCGTGATCACAGCCGGACCTCCCGCGCACCGGTGCCGGCCGTATCCGCCCCGGAGGTGTCCGGGCCGATCCGTACGAGCGCGCCCGGGCTCGCGCCCACCGCGTCGGCGACCGAGCCGCCGACGGAGTTCAGCGGCAGCCACACCACCCGGTCCGGCATGGCCGTGACGGCGAGCGGCAGCCGCACCGTCCCGGCCGGGCCGGTCACCGCCAGCGGCTGGCCGTCGCGCACCCCCGCCTCCGCCGCCGTGGCGGCGGAGAGCCGGGCGAGCGCCGCGTGCCGGGTGCCGGCGAGGGCTTCGTCGCCGTCCTGCAGCCGTCCCTCGTCGAGCAGCAGCCGGTGGCCCGCGAGGACCGCTTCGCCGGGCCGGGGGGCGGGCAGCGGGCGGGCGGACTCGGCCGGGTCCGCCGCGTGCGCGCCGGTCCAGGTGCCGAGCCGGGCCATTTCCGCCCGTGCGGCCGGGACGTCCGGCAGCGCGAGGGCCGCGCCCATGGCGTCCGCGAGCATGTGCAGCACCCGGATGTCCGGCATGAGATGGCGCCGCGTCACCTGGTCCGGTTTGATCGCGAGCTCGAACGGGCGGGCCCGGCCCTCCCAGTTGAGGAACGTGCCCGACTTCTCCGCCACCGCGGCGACCGGCAGCACCACGTCCGCCCGGTCCGTCACCTCGCTCGGCCGCTGTTCCAGGCTGACGAGGAAGCCGATGGCGTCCAGCGCGGTACGCGCGCGTGCCGGGTCGGGCAGGTCCGCGACCTCCACCCCGGCCACCACCAGGGCACCCAGCTCGCCCGTGGCGGCCGCCTCGATGATCTGGCCGGTGTCCCGGCCGGGGCTGCGGGGCAGTTCACCCGTGCCCCACGCGACGGCCGTCTCCTCCCGCGCGCGCGGGTCGGTGGCCGGACGGCCGCCCGGCAGCAGGCCCGGCAGGGCGCCCGCCTCCAGCGCGCCCCGCTCGCCCGCCCGGCGCGGGATCCACACCAGGCTCGCCCCCGTCGTCGTGGCGGCCGCCACGGCGGCGGTCAGGGCGCCCGGCACGGCCGCCGTCCGCTCCCCCACGACGATCACCGAGCCGGGGGCGCGCAGCGCGTCGGCCGCGGCCCGGCCACCCGTGTCGAGCCCGCCGGAGAGACCGGTGGTGTCCGCCAGCGCCCGCAGCCACTCGGTCTCGGTGCCGGGGGCGGCGGGCAGCAGCGTGCCGCCGGCCTTCACCAGCCCGCGCGTGGCGTGCGTGGCGAGGGCGAAGAGGCGCTGCCCGTGCTTGCGGTGCGCCTTGCGCAGCCGCAGGAACACCCCGGGCGCCTCCTCCTCCGCCTCGAATCCGACGAGCAGCACCGCCGGGGCCTTCTCCAGCGCCGCGTACGTCAGCCCGCCGCCGTCGATGTCCCGGCCGCGGCCGGCGATCCGGGCCGCGAGGAAGTCGGCCTCTTCCGCGCTGTGCACGCGGGCGCGGAAGTCGATGTCATGGGTGTCGAGGGCGACGCGGGCGAACTTGGCGTAGGCGTAGGCGTCCTCGACCGTCAGCCGTCCGCCCGTGAGCACCCCGGCCCGGCCGCGCGCGGCGGACAGCCCGCGGGCCGCGGCGTCGAGCGCCTCGGGCCAGCTCGCCGGCTCCAGTACGCCGTCGGCGTTCCGCACGAGCGGGTGCGTCAGCCGGTCCGGCCGCTGCGCGTAGCGGAACGCGAAGCGGCCCTTGTCGCACACCCATTCCTCGTTGACCTCGGGGTCGTCGGCGGCGAGGCGGCGCATGACCTTGCCGCGCCGGTGGTCCGTGCGCGTCGCGCAGCCGCCCGCGCAGTGCTCGCAGACCGTCGGCGAGGAGACCAGGTCGAAGGGCCGGGCGCGGAAGCGGTACGCCGCCGAAGTGAGCGCCCCCACCGGGCAGATCTGGATGGTGTTGCCCGAGAAGTACGACTCGAAGGGGTCGCCCTCGCCCGTGCCGACCTGCTGGAGCGCGCCGCGCTCCAGGAGCTCGATCATCGGGTCGCCCGCGATCTGCTCGGAGAAGCGGGTGCAGCGCGCGCACAGCACGCAGCGCTCGCGGTCCAGCAGCACCTGGGGGGAGAGCGGCACCGGCTTCTCGAACGTGCGCTTGGGGCCCTCGAAGCGGGTGTCGGACTGCCCGGCGGACATCGCCTGGTTCTGCAGGGGGCACTCGCCGCCCTTGTCGCAGACGGGGCAGTCGAGCGGGTGGTTGATGAGCAGCAGCTCCATCACCCCGCGCTGGGCCTTCTCGGCGACGGGCGAGGTGAGCTGGGTCCTGACCACCATGCCGTCGGTGCAGGTGATGGTGCAGGACGCCATCGGCTTGCGCTGGCCCTCGACCTCGACGATGCACTGGCGGCAGGCGCCGGCCGGGTCGAGCAGCGGGTGGTCGCAGAACCGGGGGATCTCGATGCCGAGCAGCTCGGCGGCCCGGATGACGAGCGTGCCCTTGGGCACGGAGAGGGCGATGCCGTCGATGGTGACGGAGACGAGATCGTCCGGCGGCGGTGCCGCCTCTCCTCCGGAGGGGGCGGACGTGGTGACGGTCATGCGTGCACCTCCGGGTGCGACGTCCTGGTGTCGTCGGCCCACACCGTCGACGCGGCCGGGTCGAAGGGGCAGCCCTTGCCGGTGATGTGCCGTTCGTACTCCTCGCGGAAGTACTTCAGCGAGGAGAAGATCGGGCTCGCGGCGCCGTCGCCGAGCGCGCAGAAGGACTTGCCGTTGATGTTGTCGGCGATGTCGTTGATCTTGTCGAGGTCGGCCATGCGCCCCTTGCCGGCTTCGATGTCGCGGAGCAACTGCACCAGCCAGTACGTGCCTTCGCGGCAGGGTGTGCACTTGCCGCAGGACTCGTGGGCGTAGAACTCGGTCCAGCGGGTGACGGCCCGCACCACGCAGGTCGTCTCGTCGAAGCACTGCAGGGCCTTGGTGCCGAGCATCGATCCGGCGGCGCCCACCGCCTCGTAGTCGAGCGGCACGTCGAGGTGCTCGTCGGTGAACATCGGGGTGGACGAGCCGCCCGGGGTCCAGAACTTCAGGCGGTGGCCGGGGCGCATGCCGCCGCTCATCTCCAGCAGCTGGCGCAGCGTGATCCCCAGCGGCGCCTCGTACTGGCCGGGGCCCGCGACATGGCCGCTGAGGGAGTAGAGCGTGAAGCCTGGCGACTTCTCGCTGCCCATCGAACGGAACCAGTCCTTACCGCGGTTGAGGATCGCGGGAACCGAGGCGATGGACTCGACGTTGTTCACCACGGTGGGGCAGGCGTAGAGGCCGGCGACCGCGGGGAAGGGGGGCCGGAGCCGGGGCTGGCCGCGACGGCCTTCGAGCGAGTCGAGGAGTGCCGTTTCCTCGCCGCAGATGTACGCCCCCGCCCCCGCGTGCACGGTGATCTCGAGGTCGAGTCCGCTGCCCAGGATGTTCCGGCCGAGGTAGCCCGCCGCGCGGGCCTCGCGCACGGCCTCGTGCAGCCGGCGCAGTACGGGGACGGTCTCGCCGCGCAGATAGATGAAGGCGTGTTCCGAGCGGATCGCGTAACAGGCGATCAGCATGCCCTCGATGAGGGAGTGCGGATTGGCGAAGAGCAGCGGGATGTCCTTGCAGGTGCCCGGCTCGGACTCGTCCGCGTTGACGACGAGGTAGTGCGGTTTGCCGTCGCCCTGCGGGATGAACTGCCATTTCATCCCGGTCGGGAAGCCCGCGCCGCCCCTGCCGCGCAGCCCGGAGTCCTTGACGTAGGCGATCACTTCGTCGGGGGACATCGCGAGTGCCTTGCGCAGGCCCTGGTAGCCGTCGTGGCGCCGGTAGGTCTCCAGCGTCCAGGACTCCGGCTGGTCCCAGAAGGCGCTCAGCACGGGTGCGAGCAGCTTCTCGGGACTGGTTTCGTTGAGAGCGGCTGCCACGGTCATCCCTCCCCCTCCTCGGCGATCGGCCCGGCCGGGAAGTCCGGGTCGGAGTCGGACGTCTTCTGGGGTGCGTCGTGCGAGCTGGGGTGCCGCTGGGGCGGCTGTTCGTCGTGATGCTGCGGGGTGTCCTGCTGCGGTACGCCGCCGCGCGGGGGGCCGACCCGGGCCGGGCCGCTCTCGCCCCGGGCCAGCCGGAGCCCCGCCAGCGAGGCGTGCCCGGCACCACCGGTCGCCTCGACGGCGCCCGGCCGCTCGTCGGGGAAGCCGGCCAGGATGCGGGCCGTCTCCTGGTAGGTGCACAGGGGCGCGCCGCGTGTGGGCGCGACGGTGCGTCCCGCCCGCAGGTCGTCGACGAGCCGCTTGGCGCTCTCGACGGTCTGGTTGTCGAAGAACTCCCAGTTGACCATCACGACGGGCGCGAAGTCGCAGGCCGCGTTGCACTCGATGTGTTCGAGGGTGACCTTGCCGTCGGGGGTCGTCTCCTCGTTGCCGACGCCCAGGTGCTCTTTCAGCGCGTCGAAGATGGCGTCGCCGCCGAGCACCGCGCACAGGGTGTTGGTGCAGACCCCCACCTGGTAATCGCCACTGGGCCGGCGGCGGTACATGGTGTAGAAGGTCGAGACCGCGGTGACCTCGGCGGTGGTCAGGCCGAGCTGCTCGGCGCAGAAGCGGACACCGGTGCGGGTGACGTGCCCCTCCTCGGCCTGTACGAGGTGCAGCAGCGGCAGCAGCGCACTGCGGCTGTCGGGGTAGCGGGCGATCACCTCCTTCGCGTCCGCGTCGAGCCGGGCGCGGACCTCGGCGGGGTAGTCGGGGGCGGGGAGCTGCGGCATCCCCAGCTGCACCCCTTGACTGCTCGATGTGGCACTCACCGGTCGACGCCTCCCATCACGGGGTCGATGGACGCGACGGCGACGATGACGTCGGCCACCTGGCCGCCCTCGCACATCGCCGCCATGGACTGGAGGTTGGTGAAGGAGGGGTCGCGGAAGTGGACGCGGTAGGGGCGGGTGCCGCCGTCGCTGACCACGTGCACGCCCAGCTCGCCCTTGGGGGATTCCACCGCCACGTACACCTGCCCGGGCGGTACCCGGAAGCCCTCCGTCACCAGCTTGAAGTGGTGGATCAGGGCCTCCATCGAGGTGCCCATGATCTTCTTGATGTGGTCGAGGGAGTTGCCGAGGCCGTCCGGGCCGAGCGCCAGCTGGGCGGGCCAGGCGATCTTCTTGTCGGCCACCATGACCGGGCCCGGCTCCAGCCGGTCCAGGCACTGTTCGACGATCCGCAGCGACTGGCGCATCTCCTCCAGCCGGATGAGGAAGCGCCCGTAGGCATCGCACGTGTCGGCGGTCGGCACGTCGAAGTCGTACGTCTCGTAGCCGCAGTAGGGCTGGGCCTTGCGCAGGTCGTGCGGGAGGCCGGCGGCGCGCAGGATCGGGCCCGTCGCGCCGAGGGCCATGCAGCCGGCGAGGTCGAGATAACCGACGTCCTGCAACCGGCCCTTGAAGATCGGGTTGCCGGTGGCGAGCTTGTCGTACTCGGGGAAGTTCTTGCGCATCTTCTTCACGAATTCGCGCACCGCGTCCACCGCGCCCGGGGGCAGGTCCTGGGCGAGCCCGCCGGGCCGGATGTAGGCGTGGTTCAGCCGCAGCCCGGTGATCAGCTCGTAGAGGTCCAGGATCATCTCGCGGTCCCGGATGCCGTAGATCATGATCGTGGTGGCGCCGAGCTCCATGCCGCCGGTGGCGATGCACACCAGGTGCGAGGAGATGCGGTTGAGCTCCATCAGCATCACGCGGACGATCGTGGCCCGGTCCGGGACCTGGTCCTCGATGCCGAGCAGCCGCTCCACGCCCATGCAGTACGCCGTCTCGTTGTAGAACGAGGTGAGGTAGTCCATGCGCGTGACGAAGGTGGTGCCCTGCGTCCAGTTGCGGTACTCGAGGTTCTTCTCGATGCCGGTGTGGAGATAGCCGATGCCGCAGCGGGCCTCGGTGACCGTCTCGCCGTCGATCTCCAGGATGAGGCGGAGCACCCCGTGGGTGGAGGGGTGCTGGGGGCCCATGTTGACGATGATCCGCTCGTCGTCGGCCCGCTTGGCCGCCGCCGCGATCTCGTCCCAGTCGCCGCCGGTGACGGTGTAGACGGGGCCCTCGGTGGTGTCGCGGGCACTGGCTCGGGGAGTGCTCATCAGCTGTACGACCTCCGCTGGTCCGGAGCCGGGATCTGGGCGCCCTTGTACTCGACGGGGATGCCGCCGAGGGGGTAGTCCTTGCGCTGCGGGTGGCCCTGCCAGTCGGCCGGCATGAAGATCCGCGTGAGCGCCGGGTGGCCGTCGAAGATCAGGCCGAAGAAGTCGTAGGTCTCGCGCTCGTGCCAGTCGTTGGTCGGATAGACGTCGACGATCGACGGCACGTGCGGATCGCTGTCGGGGGCGCTGACCTCCAGCCTGATCAGCCGGTTGTGGGTGATCGAGCGCAGGTGGTAGACCGCGTGCAGCTCGCGTCCCTTGTCGCCCTCGAAGTGCACTCCGCTCACGCCGGTGCACAGCTCGAAGCGGAGCGCCGGGTCGTCGCGCAGGGTGCGGGCGACGCGCGGCAGGTGTTCGCGGGCGATGTGGAAGGTGATCTCGCCGCGGTCGACGACGGTCTTCTCGATCGCGTTCTCCGGGAGGAGGCCCTGCTCTTCGAGGGCGCCCTCCAGCTCGTCGGCCACCTCGTCGAACCAGCCGCCGTACGGGCGGTTCGACGCTCCCGGCAGCCGTACGGTCCGCACCAGGCCGCCGTAGCCGCTGGTGTCGCCGCCGTTCCCGACGCCGAACATGCCGCGCTGGACCCGGATGGCCTCGCCCTGCTCGCCGCGCTGGCCCGGGAGCCGCTCGTCCGGCGCCTGTTCCTGCTCGCTCACCGCAGCAGACCCTTCATCTCGATCAACGGCAGGGCCTTCAGCGCCGTTTGCTCCGCCTCGCGCTCCGCTTCCTCGCGGTGCGCGCCGAGCTTCTCGCCCTGGATCTTCCGGTGCAGCTTCAGGATCGCGTCCATCAGCATCTCGGGGCGGGGCGGGCAGCCGGGCAGATAGATGTCGACCGGCACGATGTGGTCGACGCCCTGCACGATGGCGTAGTTGTTGAACATGCCGCCGCTGGAGGCGCAGACCCCCATGGAGATCACCCACTTGGGGTTCGGCATCTGGTCGTAGATCTGGCGCAGCACCGGCGCCATCTTCTGGCTGACCCGCCCGGCCACGATCATCAGATCGGCCTGGCGGGGCGAGCCACGGAAGATCTCCATGCCGAAGCGGGCGAGGTCGTAGCGCCCGGCGCCGGTCGACATCACCTCGATGGCGCAGCAGGCCAGGCCGAAGGTGGCCGGGAAGACGGACGACTTGCGGACCCAGCCGGCGGCCTGCTCGACGGTGGTCAGCGCGAAGCCGCTGGGCAGCTTCTCTTCGAGTCCCACGGTTGGTGCCCCCTAGTCCCATTCCAGGCCGCCGCGCCGCCAGACATAGGCGTAGGCGACGAAGACGGTGAGCACGAAGAGCAGCATCTCCACGAGCCCGAACAACCCCAGGGCGTCGAAGGTGACGGCCCAGGGATAGAGGAAGACGATCTCGATGTCGAAGACGATGAAGAGCATCGCCGTCAGGTAGTACTTGATCGGGAAGCGCCCGCCACCGGCCGGCTGCGGGGTCGGTTGGACGCCGCATTCATAGGCCTCGAGCTTGGCGCGGTTGTACCTCTTGGGCCCGATGAGCGAGGCCATGACCACGGAGAAGATCGCGAAGCCTGCTCCGAGGGCTCCCAGTACGAGGATGGGCGCGTAGGCGTTC
The window above is part of the Streptomyces syringium genome. Proteins encoded here:
- a CDS encoding NADH-quinone oxidoreductase subunit A, translated to MNAYAPILVLGALGAGFAIFSVVMASLIGPKRYNRAKLEAYECGVQPTPQPAGGGRFPIKYYLTAMLFIVFDIEIVFLYPWAVTFDALGLFGLVEMLLFVLTVFVAYAYVWRRGGLEWD
- the nuoE gene encoding NADH-quinone oxidoreductase subunit NuoE — its product is MPQLPAPDYPAEVRARLDADAKEVIARYPDSRSALLPLLHLVQAEEGHVTRTGVRFCAEQLGLTTAEVTAVSTFYTMYRRRPSGDYQVGVCTNTLCAVLGGDAIFDALKEHLGVGNEETTPDGKVTLEHIECNAACDFAPVVMVNWEFFDNQTVESAKRLVDDLRAGRTVAPTRGAPLCTYQETARILAGFPDERPGAVEATGGAGHASLAGLRLARGESGPARVGPPRGGVPQQDTPQHHDEQPPQRHPSSHDAPQKTSDSDPDFPAGPIAEEGEG
- a CDS encoding NADH-quinone oxidoreductase subunit D: MSTPRASARDTTEGPVYTVTGGDWDEIAAAAKRADDERIIVNMGPQHPSTHGVLRLILEIDGETVTEARCGIGYLHTGIEKNLEYRNWTQGTTFVTRMDYLTSFYNETAYCMGVERLLGIEDQVPDRATIVRVMLMELNRISSHLVCIATGGMELGATTIMIYGIRDREMILDLYELITGLRLNHAYIRPGGLAQDLPPGAVDAVREFVKKMRKNFPEYDKLATGNPIFKGRLQDVGYLDLAGCMALGATGPILRAAGLPHDLRKAQPYCGYETYDFDVPTADTCDAYGRFLIRLEEMRQSLRIVEQCLDRLEPGPVMVADKKIAWPAQLALGPDGLGNSLDHIKKIMGTSMEALIHHFKLVTEGFRVPPGQVYVAVESPKGELGVHVVSDGGTRPYRVHFRDPSFTNLQSMAAMCEGGQVADVIVAVASIDPVMGGVDR
- a CDS encoding NADH-quinone oxidoreductase subunit C is translated as MSEQEQAPDERLPGQRGEQGEAIRVQRGMFGVGNGGDTSGYGGLVRTVRLPGASNRPYGGWFDEVADELEGALEEQGLLPENAIEKTVVDRGEITFHIAREHLPRVARTLRDDPALRFELCTGVSGVHFEGDKGRELHAVYHLRSITHNRLIRLEVSAPDSDPHVPSIVDVYPTNDWHERETYDFFGLIFDGHPALTRIFMPADWQGHPQRKDYPLGGIPVEYKGAQIPAPDQRRSYS
- a CDS encoding NuoB/complex I 20 kDa subunit family protein, with amino-acid sequence MGLEEKLPSGFALTTVEQAAGWVRKSSVFPATFGLACCAIEVMSTGAGRYDLARFGMEIFRGSPRQADLMIVAGRVSQKMAPVLRQIYDQMPNPKWVISMGVCASSGGMFNNYAIVQGVDHIVPVDIYLPGCPPRPEMLMDAILKLHRKIQGEKLGAHREEAEREAEQTALKALPLIEMKGLLR
- the nuoF gene encoding NADH-quinone oxidoreductase subunit NuoF gives rise to the protein MTVAAALNETSPEKLLAPVLSAFWDQPESWTLETYRRHDGYQGLRKALAMSPDEVIAYVKDSGLRGRGGAGFPTGMKWQFIPQGDGKPHYLVVNADESEPGTCKDIPLLFANPHSLIEGMLIACYAIRSEHAFIYLRGETVPVLRRLHEAVREARAAGYLGRNILGSGLDLEITVHAGAGAYICGEETALLDSLEGRRGQPRLRPPFPAVAGLYACPTVVNNVESIASVPAILNRGKDWFRSMGSEKSPGFTLYSLSGHVAGPGQYEAPLGITLRQLLEMSGGMRPGHRLKFWTPGGSSTPMFTDEHLDVPLDYEAVGAAGSMLGTKALQCFDETTCVVRAVTRWTEFYAHESCGKCTPCREGTYWLVQLLRDIEAGKGRMADLDKINDIADNINGKSFCALGDGAASPIFSSLKYFREEYERHITGKGCPFDPAASTVWADDTRTSHPEVHA